A single genomic interval of Nostoc commune NIES-4072 harbors:
- a CDS encoding tetratricopeptide repeat protein, protein MKLSLCMIVKNEAATLPKCLSSVQKVVDEMVVLDTGSIDRTPNIAQQLGAKVYHFKWCNDFSAARNAALKYVTGDWILVLDADETLTPTIIPQLREAIARDEYLLINLVRHEIGAEQSPYSLVSRLFRNHPDICFDRPYHALVDDSVSGIIAKEPHWQVGYLPGVALLHVGYQKSAIAQNNKYAKAATAMEGFLVSHPDDPYVCSKLGALYVETGKITKGMELLRRGITTAEENYDILYELHYHLGIAYSRLQKTPQAISHYQAAIKLPIYPMLKLGAYINLGNLLKAAGDLNGAKTAYATTLKIDPNFVFGHYNLAMIFKALGLFTDAIAYYQNAIALNPNYAEAYQNLGVVLLKVGNHQDSLTAFRKAIALHERYNPEEAKRLRHGLQEMELM, encoded by the coding sequence ATGAAACTCAGTCTGTGCATGATTGTGAAAAATGAAGCAGCAACACTGCCTAAATGCCTGAGCAGTGTCCAAAAAGTGGTAGATGAAATGGTAGTCTTGGATACAGGCTCAATCGATCGCACTCCTAATATTGCCCAACAACTGGGTGCAAAAGTCTATCATTTTAAATGGTGTAATGACTTCAGTGCTGCTCGCAATGCAGCTCTAAAATATGTGACTGGAGATTGGATTCTGGTATTAGATGCTGATGAAACTCTCACACCAACAATTATACCGCAGTTGCGAGAGGCGATCGCAAGAGATGAATACCTGCTCATCAACCTCGTCCGCCACGAAATTGGTGCAGAACAATCTCCCTATTCTTTGGTTTCCCGGCTGTTCCGCAATCATCCAGATATTTGTTTTGATCGTCCTTATCATGCCTTAGTGGATGATAGCGTGTCAGGAATTATAGCCAAAGAACCTCATTGGCAAGTAGGTTATTTACCAGGAGTGGCACTTTTACACGTAGGATATCAAAAAAGTGCGATCGCTCAAAATAACAAATATGCCAAAGCAGCTACAGCAATGGAAGGATTTCTCGTTAGTCATCCTGATGACCCCTATGTTTGCAGTAAATTAGGGGCATTGTATGTGGAAACAGGGAAAATTACCAAAGGTATGGAGTTGCTTAGACGAGGAATTACTACTGCTGAAGAAAACTACGATATTTTATATGAACTCCACTATCATTTAGGCATTGCCTACAGTCGGTTGCAAAAAACCCCACAGGCTATTTCTCATTATCAAGCTGCGATCAAATTGCCAATTTACCCCATGCTCAAATTAGGAGCATACATCAACTTGGGTAACTTACTCAAAGCAGCAGGAGATTTAAACGGTGCAAAAACTGCTTACGCCACAACTTTGAAGATTGACCCTAATTTTGTTTTTGGACATTATAATTTGGCGATGATATTTAAAGCTTTGGGTTTATTTACAGATGCGATCGCATATTATCAAAATGCAATCGCGTTAAATCCCAACTATGCCGAAGCCTATCAAAATTTAGGAGTAGTGTTGCTGAAAGTTGGCAATCATCAAGATAGTTTAACAGCTTTTAGAAAAGCGATCGCCCTTCATGAAAGGTATAATCCCGAAGAGGCGAAGAGACTACGCCACGGGTTGCAAGAGATGGAGTTGATGTAG
- a CDS encoding WecB/TagA/CpsF family glycosyltransferase: MYKGNEAFSVLGIPVHVMANYPGWLLECLRAGKGIHVVTLNAEMTMQAEQNKILAQVIKKAELVIPDGAGVVLYLRWLLWQKVQRFPGIELAEKLLQEIGQQKTGAKVFFYGGAPGVASTAADFWQQQIPDLSIVGTHSGYHSPEEEVQLRETLVQLQPQVIFVGLGVPRQELWIAENRYLCPQAIWIGVGGSFDIWSGAKTRAPAWLGNNNLEWLYRLYQEPWRWRRMLALPAFAVKAFVYRLTARGAIS; the protein is encoded by the coding sequence ATGTATAAAGGCAATGAAGCATTTTCAGTGTTAGGAATACCGGTTCATGTGATGGCCAACTATCCAGGCTGGTTGTTAGAATGCCTGCGTGCAGGCAAAGGAATTCATGTAGTAACGCTTAATGCAGAAATGACTATGCAGGCAGAGCAGAATAAAATCCTAGCTCAGGTCATTAAAAAAGCTGAACTAGTGATTCCAGATGGAGCCGGGGTTGTTCTGTATTTACGATGGCTGTTATGGCAAAAAGTGCAGCGTTTTCCGGGAATTGAATTAGCAGAAAAGCTTTTGCAAGAAATCGGGCAACAGAAGACAGGGGCAAAGGTTTTTTTCTATGGAGGAGCGCCTGGAGTGGCCTCAACTGCGGCAGATTTTTGGCAGCAGCAAATTCCAGATTTAAGTATAGTAGGCACTCACTCAGGCTACCATTCCCCAGAAGAAGAAGTACAATTGCGAGAAACTCTGGTTCAATTGCAGCCACAAGTGATTTTTGTCGGTTTGGGAGTACCACGTCAAGAGTTATGGATTGCCGAAAACCGCTATTTGTGTCCTCAAGCAATTTGGATTGGTGTTGGTGGTAGTTTTGATATTTGGTCGGGAGCTAAAACTCGCGCTCCCGCCTGGTTAGGTAATAATAATTTGGAATGGTTGTATCGGCTTTATCAAGAACCTTGGCGTTGGCGGCGGATGTTGGCTTTGCCAGCGTTTGCTGTGAAAGCTTTTGTTTATCGTTTGACAGCAAGGGGTGCAATTAGTTGA
- a CDS encoding SpoIIE family protein phosphatase, producing the protein MADIGVEKLKLMVVDDEPDNLDLLYRTFRRDFQVYKANHAFGALEILDQFGEMAVIISDQRMPEMNGTEFFSHTVERFPDTIRILLTGFTDVEDLVDAINSGQVFKYITKPWNPERLRALVEQATDTYRLVKKRTQELGRALQRESLFNAVTTAIRESLDYDSMLQKIVATIGQTFEASNCLLRPVEGDRLTRDEFSYRDPKSDVSDCFFDPSVLIEKVLETRHYQFAQDVYEGNPSHHLVVPLSYQQHLLAVLVLHQWGRDRPWQDEDIQLIAGVAEQAALALSQAKLYQRLQEKQQQIHNELEVARQIQYNLLRQTLPDIKGVKVQACCYPAREVGGDFFEVFVHPKGDLWLAVGDVSGKGVPAALFMASVISVLRRELSQEAPAEPNVVMQNLNHALSEDLISNNYFITLVLACYTPSTKELVYTNAGHIYPLLWSRQGALNDNPNYLKVRSVPLGILPKWQAQSGHLVLAAGDTLLLASDGITEATVSNNFAFSGKTESGVDAVNRSMLNQDGLWQLLQQEEQPLSLNHLLARIQADNNVQEDDQTILSLEIL; encoded by the coding sequence ATGGCTGATATTGGGGTGGAAAAACTTAAGCTCATGGTGGTAGATGATGAGCCAGATAACTTAGATTTACTCTACCGCACTTTTAGGCGAGATTTTCAAGTATATAAAGCCAATCATGCCTTCGGCGCACTGGAAATCTTGGATCAGTTTGGTGAAATGGCGGTGATTATTTCTGACCAAAGAATGCCAGAAATGAATGGCACCGAATTTTTTAGTCACACCGTAGAGCGCTTTCCAGACACGATTCGGATTTTGTTAACTGGTTTTACTGATGTTGAAGATTTGGTAGATGCGATTAACTCTGGTCAGGTATTCAAGTACATTACCAAACCCTGGAATCCTGAACGGCTAAGAGCCTTAGTTGAGCAAGCCACTGATACATATCGTCTAGTTAAGAAGCGCACCCAAGAGTTGGGTCGGGCCTTGCAGCGAGAATCTTTGTTTAATGCTGTAACAACGGCAATTCGAGAGTCTCTAGACTACGACAGTATGCTGCAAAAAATTGTCGCAACTATTGGACAAACATTTGAAGCAAGCAATTGCTTGCTCAGACCAGTAGAGGGCGATCGCCTCACACGAGACGAGTTCTCATACCGCGATCCGAAATCCGATGTATCAGATTGCTTCTTTGACCCCAGTGTTTTAATTGAAAAAGTGCTGGAAACCCGTCATTATCAATTTGCTCAAGATGTCTATGAGGGTAATCCTTCTCACCATCTGGTAGTGCCACTTAGCTATCAGCAGCATTTATTGGCTGTGTTGGTTCTCCACCAATGGGGACGCGATCGCCCCTGGCAAGACGAAGACATCCAACTGATTGCAGGCGTTGCCGAACAAGCAGCCTTAGCCCTATCTCAAGCAAAACTCTACCAGCGCCTCCAAGAAAAACAACAGCAAATTCACAATGAGTTGGAGGTAGCCCGCCAAATTCAATACAACTTGCTACGCCAAACTTTACCTGACATTAAAGGTGTGAAGGTGCAAGCCTGCTGTTACCCAGCGCGGGAAGTAGGAGGCGATTTTTTTGAAGTTTTTGTCCATCCCAAAGGCGATTTGTGGTTGGCAGTGGGTGATGTCTCTGGCAAGGGTGTCCCAGCTGCTTTATTTATGGCTAGTGTTATTTCAGTATTGCGCCGAGAATTATCTCAAGAAGCACCAGCCGAGCCAAATGTGGTCATGCAGAACCTCAACCATGCTCTCAGTGAAGATTTAATTAGCAACAATTATTTCATCACTCTTGTGTTAGCTTGTTATACCCCTAGCACTAAGGAACTCGTCTACACTAATGCCGGTCATATTTATCCACTGTTATGGTCACGTCAAGGTGCTTTAAATGACAATCCCAATTACCTAAAAGTTCGCAGCGTTCCTTTGGGGATCTTGCCTAAGTGGCAGGCACAGTCTGGTCATTTGGTTCTCGCTGCTGGAGATACATTGTTACTTGCCAGCGATGGAATTACAGAAGCTACAGTATCAAATAATTTTGCTTTTTCAGGAAAAACAGAGTCTGGCGTTGACGCAGTTAACCGTTCTATGCTGAATCAAGATGGTCTTTGGCAGCTCTTGCAACAAGAGGAACAACCGCTTTCTCTTAACCATTTACTAGCTCGCATCCAGGCAGACAACAACGTTCAAGAAGATGATCAAACTATACTTTCACTGGAGATTTTATAA
- a CDS encoding response regulator transcription factor, with protein sequence MSKIRIALIEDHDLTRVGIRTALLQKADIEVVGEAANAAEGLKMLKMVQPDIAIVDIGLPDKDGIELTREVKSTANGQQLLTKVLILTLRDNKEAVLAAFAAGADSYCMKDIKFDNLLEAIRVTYNGNAWIDPAIARIVLQQAQQNPQKLESAFVDTKTIASNPDYVDNLEGIQPYTLTERELEVLQLIVEGCSNAVIAERLYITVGTVKTHVRNILNKLCADDRTQAAVRALRSGLVG encoded by the coding sequence ATGAGTAAAATTCGTATCGCTCTGATTGAAGATCATGATCTAACTCGTGTAGGTATTCGGACAGCACTACTGCAAAAAGCTGACATTGAAGTTGTAGGTGAAGCTGCCAATGCTGCTGAGGGGCTAAAGATGTTAAAAATGGTACAACCAGATATTGCCATTGTCGATATTGGTTTACCAGATAAGGATGGCATTGAACTGACACGGGAGGTAAAATCTACTGCTAATGGGCAGCAGCTATTAACAAAGGTGTTAATTTTGACGCTGCGGGATAACAAAGAAGCTGTATTGGCAGCTTTTGCGGCTGGTGCAGACTCTTACTGTATGAAAGATATTAAATTCGATAATTTGCTGGAAGCAATAAGAGTAACTTACAATGGCAACGCTTGGATCGATCCCGCGATCGCTCGAATTGTATTACAACAAGCGCAACAAAATCCGCAAAAGTTGGAATCAGCTTTTGTAGATACTAAGACCATTGCCTCTAACCCTGATTATGTCGATAATCTGGAAGGAATTCAACCTTACACCCTGACAGAAAGGGAATTGGAAGTGCTACAGTTGATTGTCGAAGGTTGTAGTAATGCAGTAATTGCTGAAAGGCTTTATATCACTGTTGGGACTGTTAAAACTCACGTTCGCAATATTTTGAATAAGCTATGTGCCGATGACCGTACCCAAGCAGCAGTCCGCGCCTTGCGTTCTGGGTTAGTAGGATAA
- a CDS encoding armadillo-type fold-containing protein translates to MAQASSSWQQLINQLPNWNWSHPLFKTKGATKQQKFKRFSGPGGFLGFLTIVVAMLLWNWMLLLALSIGVGIMVLVYSMQEWDWQLHWSKIRKFLNSSNRRLALAVISGGLATVTTYMAAAIWVDSHSSWIAAGAIVQGMGTLLTLVLLVWQIVNFYENREEDHLDQLLVNLTEKDPLKRMIALRQLTKVISRKRVDSSVQQDVVECLQLLLSREEEVAIREAAFKSLQACDDLRSVKDHSLQVLPPKTATTFTPVSAKVKHHVF, encoded by the coding sequence GTGGCACAGGCTTCGTCTTCTTGGCAGCAATTGATCAACCAGCTTCCCAACTGGAACTGGTCGCATCCATTGTTCAAGACAAAGGGAGCAACAAAGCAGCAAAAATTTAAGCGCTTCTCTGGGCCTGGAGGCTTTCTTGGGTTCTTGACAATCGTCGTCGCCATGTTGTTGTGGAACTGGATGCTGCTATTGGCTCTCTCAATCGGCGTTGGGATAATGGTATTGGTTTACTCAATGCAGGAGTGGGACTGGCAATTACACTGGTCTAAAATACGTAAGTTCTTAAACAGTTCAAATCGTCGGTTAGCCTTAGCAGTCATAAGTGGTGGTCTTGCTACTGTCACTACTTACATGGCCGCGGCAATTTGGGTTGACTCTCACAGTTCTTGGATTGCTGCTGGTGCTATTGTGCAAGGCATGGGAACACTGTTGACTTTAGTTTTATTGGTCTGGCAAATTGTCAACTTCTATGAAAATCGAGAAGAAGACCACCTAGATCAATTGTTGGTAAATTTAACAGAAAAAGATCCATTAAAGCGAATGATTGCCCTACGTCAACTAACTAAAGTCATCAGCCGTAAGCGAGTTGATTCTTCAGTCCAGCAAGATGTTGTGGAATGCTTGCAACTCCTACTCAGTCGAGAGGAAGAAGTTGCGATCAGAGAGGCAGCTTTTAAGAGTTTACAAGCCTGCGATGACCTCCGGTCGGTCAAAGACCATAGCTTACAAGTTCTACCCCCCAAAACAGCAACAACTTTCACACCCGTATCAGCAAAAGTCAAGCACCACGTTTTTTAG
- a CDS encoding Uma2 family endonuclease: MNATTTTFPSTLKLKIDLTDEQFFQMCQKNRDYRFERTASGEILIMSPTGSDTGKRNVKITTQLDIWNSETNLGEVFDSSTGFTLPNGAERSPDASWVKIERWNALTPEQQEKFAPICPDFVVELRSRTDSLKELQEKMQEYIENGAQLGWLIDRKNKRVEIYRPGKDVEILDNPASLSGENVLPGFVLHLDQIM, from the coding sequence ATGAACGCCACGACAACCACTTTCCCTTCTACACTCAAATTGAAAATTGACTTAACTGATGAGCAATTTTTCCAAATGTGTCAGAAAAACCGTGATTATCGATTTGAGCGCACAGCATCAGGGGAAATATTAATTATGTCACCTACAGGTAGTGATACTGGCAAACGTAATGTTAAAATTACCACTCAATTAGATATTTGGAACTCTGAGACTAATTTAGGCGAAGTTTTTGACTCTTCAACCGGTTTCACCCTACCTAATGGTGCAGAACGTTCTCCTGATGCTTCTTGGGTAAAAATTGAGCGGTGGAATGCTTTAACCCCAGAACAACAAGAAAAATTTGCCCCAATTTGTCCTGATTTTGTAGTAGAGTTGCGTTCTCGTACTGATTCTTTGAAAGAATTGCAAGAGAAAATGCAGGAGTATATCGAAAATGGCGCTCAATTAGGCTGGTTAATCGACCGAAAAAATAAGCGAGTAGAAATTTATCGTCCAGGTAAAGATGTAGAGATATTAGACAATCCTGCTAGTTTATCAGGAGAAAATGTGCTACCTGGATTTGTGTTGCATTTAGACCAGATTATGTAA
- the ftsE gene encoding cell division ATP-binding protein FtsE: MPVLTTQVQTNKSVHREDNKTQQQVSNTTVKVQLQSVTKTYTNGSHALLNANLEVKKGEFLFITGPSGSGKSTLLKLLYGQELATQGEVIVDGCNVAGLRGDRLSLLRRRIGIVFQDYKLITQRTVAENVTFVLQAQGYTRKEIQRRLEPTLKLVGLLSKADCFPDQLSGGEQQRVSIARAIVGTPPLLLADEPTGNLDPDNSWQVIQILQKLNSFGATVIVTTHDEQLVRRCNHPVMQVRNGQLSRK, from the coding sequence ATGCCAGTATTAACAACTCAAGTTCAAACAAACAAATCAGTTCATAGAGAGGATAATAAAACTCAACAGCAGGTTAGCAATACTACTGTCAAGGTGCAATTGCAATCTGTAACCAAGACCTATACTAATGGCTCTCACGCCTTGTTAAATGCGAACCTTGAGGTAAAAAAGGGAGAATTTCTGTTTATCACAGGCCCAAGTGGTTCTGGTAAATCAACGCTTTTGAAACTGCTGTATGGCCAGGAGTTAGCGACGCAAGGAGAAGTAATTGTTGATGGGTGTAATGTAGCGGGTTTACGGGGCGATCGCTTGTCATTATTGCGGCGACGAATTGGCATCGTGTTTCAAGACTACAAACTGATTACCCAGCGAACAGTAGCAGAAAATGTGACTTTTGTCCTGCAAGCTCAAGGGTATACCCGTAAAGAAATTCAACGACGCTTAGAACCAACCTTAAAGCTGGTAGGTTTGCTGAGTAAAGCTGACTGCTTTCCAGATCAATTATCTGGGGGAGAGCAACAACGGGTGAGTATTGCTCGTGCGATCGTTGGTACACCACCCCTGTTACTGGCGGATGAGCCGACTGGAAATCTCGATCCAGATAATTCCTGGCAAGTGATTCAGATTCTCCAGAAGTTAAATTCCTTTGGGGCTACAGTAATTGTTACTACCCACGATGAACAATTGGTACGGCGATGCAATCATCCGGTAATGCAAGTTCGCAATGGACAGTTGTCTCGAAAATAG
- a CDS encoding alpha/beta fold hydrolase — protein MFQPQGFEQRSINTSLGRMVYYTAAKSPWQDNFTGKDDRETLVFLHGFGGGSSAYEWSKVYPAFAAEYRVIAPDLIGWGRSEHPARSYKIEDYLTTIREFIEQTCTGPVTAIASSLTAAFTIRVASDHPDLFKSLILTTPAGLSDFGEDYSRSFFAQLISVPVVDRLLYSTGVATSGGIRSFLEQRQFAQSNRVYQEIVDAYLQSAQQPNAEYAALSFVRGDLCFDLSLYIQQLTTPTAIIWGQRSEFTGPSIGRRLAEINPQAIRFFQQLEDVGLTPQLELPAVTIGLIRQFLPLLN, from the coding sequence ATGTTTCAACCACAAGGATTTGAACAACGCTCTATAAATACCTCACTAGGTAGGATGGTATATTATACAGCCGCTAAGTCACCTTGGCAGGACAATTTTACAGGAAAAGATGATCGGGAAACTTTAGTGTTTCTGCACGGCTTTGGTGGTGGATCTTCTGCTTATGAGTGGTCGAAAGTATATCCGGCTTTTGCCGCCGAATATCGGGTCATTGCGCCAGATTTAATCGGTTGGGGTAGGTCTGAGCATCCGGCACGAAGTTATAAGATTGAAGATTATTTAACCACGATTCGGGAATTTATCGAGCAGACTTGTACCGGGCCAGTAACAGCGATCGCTTCTTCTTTGACCGCAGCCTTTACAATTCGAGTAGCATCAGATCATCCTGATTTATTCAAGTCTTTAATTCTCACTACCCCAGCCGGACTTTCCGACTTTGGCGAAGACTACTCTCGTAGTTTTTTTGCCCAGTTAATCAGCGTTCCCGTTGTTGACCGTTTACTTTACAGCACTGGAGTAGCCACCAGTGGGGGTATTCGCAGTTTCTTAGAGCAACGGCAATTTGCTCAGTCTAATCGAGTGTACCAAGAAATTGTAGATGCTTATTTACAATCTGCCCAACAGCCTAATGCTGAGTATGCAGCACTCTCCTTTGTCCGTGGCGATTTATGCTTTGATTTATCCCTTTACATTCAACAACTGACCACTCCCACCGCCATTATTTGGGGACAAAGGTCAGAATTTACAGGCCCCTCAATTGGTCGCCGCCTTGCCGAAATTAATCCCCAAGCAATCCGATTTTTTCAACAGTTGGAAGATGTGGGGTTAACGCCGCAGTTGGAGTTACCAGCAGTAACAATTGGGTTAATTCGCCAATTTTTGCCTTTGCTTAATTAG
- a CDS encoding proton extrusion protein PcxA: MKNPFARTANLFRQNLKDYLRSLNVWFLDTPERALLEAQQAAQRIKNIEIEHFDGKKISSQSVNYTENVMSYWQGYLDKNLTIIKVRLIEFRLSRKILNISNSVLLENLKIIDEVVERYALKDELISNNALISTSQQLQVNQDQINKQSSFNINNNIQPQPPSLQARLLSRFRGQRLNRIKANLVPQTEEEFVRNYRISKNRTKISIRFILTLVIVPFLTQQLSKNFLVYPILERNRENNITQIFINSDMEKEALHELHNYQQSLRFEYFLNLAPQISSEVIKEKIKDKAIEIAEEFHIKYNSVISNVFADLISLISFSIIVIISKKEIVIVKSFIDNIVYGLSDSAKAFLIILSTDLFVGFHSPEGWEVILEGLAAHLGLPDNKTIVFFFIATFPVILNTIFKYWIFRYLSLLSPSALATLKEMDEGN, translated from the coding sequence ATGAAAAACCCCTTCGCCAGAACTGCAAATTTATTTCGCCAAAATCTCAAAGATTATTTGCGATCGCTTAACGTTTGGTTTTTAGATACACCAGAAAGGGCACTTTTAGAAGCTCAACAAGCCGCTCAAAGAATTAAAAACATTGAGATAGAACATTTTGACGGCAAGAAAATATCTTCACAATCAGTAAATTATACTGAAAATGTGATGTCTTATTGGCAAGGATACCTCGATAAGAATTTAACTATTATCAAAGTAAGACTTATAGAGTTTCGCCTTAGTCGAAAAATTTTAAATATCTCTAATTCTGTATTGTTAGAAAATCTGAAAATTATTGATGAAGTTGTAGAGAGGTACGCTCTCAAAGATGAATTAATTAGCAACAATGCATTAATATCAACTTCTCAACAACTACAAGTTAACCAAGACCAAATCAACAAACAGTCATCATTTAATATTAATAACAATATTCAACCTCAACCTCCATCTCTACAAGCTAGATTATTATCGAGGTTTAGGGGTCAAAGACTTAATAGAATCAAAGCAAATTTGGTACCGCAGACGGAAGAAGAGTTCGTTAGAAATTACCGAATTTCTAAGAATAGAACAAAAATTTCTATTAGATTTATACTAACGTTAGTTATTGTACCCTTTTTAACCCAGCAATTATCTAAGAATTTTTTAGTATATCCCATATTAGAAAGAAACAGAGAAAACAATATAACCCAAATTTTTATCAATTCTGATATGGAAAAAGAAGCTCTCCATGAATTGCATAACTATCAACAAAGCTTGAGGTTTGAATATTTCCTAAATCTAGCCCCACAAATTTCTTCAGAAGTAATAAAAGAAAAAATAAAAGACAAAGCCATTGAGATAGCTGAGGAATTTCACATAAAATATAATAGTGTTATTAGTAATGTATTTGCTGATTTAATATCATTAATTTCTTTTAGTATAATTGTCATTATAAGCAAAAAAGAAATTGTAATTGTGAAATCTTTTATAGATAATATTGTTTATGGATTAAGCGATAGTGCCAAGGCTTTTTTAATCATTCTTTCTACAGATTTATTCGTAGGATTTCACTCACCAGAAGGGTGGGAGGTTATTCTTGAAGGATTAGCAGCACATTTAGGACTACCAGACAATAAAACCATAGTATTTTTCTTTATTGCCACATTTCCGGTAATTTTAAACACTATCTTTAAATACTGGATATTCCGCTATTTAAGTCTCTTATCTCCGTCGGCATTAGCTACATTAAAAGAGATGGATGAGGGTAATTGA